Proteins encoded within one genomic window of Festucalex cinctus isolate MCC-2025b chromosome 18, RoL_Fcin_1.0, whole genome shotgun sequence:
- the kcnip1b gene encoding Kv channel-interacting protein 1b isoform X2 produces MGAVVGTLTMQTKQRRPARDKTDDELEMTTVCHRPEALEQLESQTNFCKQELQILYRGFKNECPSGVVNEETFKHIYAQFFPHGDASMYAHYLFNAFDTTNNGSIKFKDFVMGLSILLRGTLREKLEWTFHLYDINRDGYINREEMTEIVKAIYDMMGKYTHPALKGDVPQQHVDAFFQKMDKNKDGVVTLDEFVIACQEDEIMMRSMQLFENVM; encoded by the exons ATGGGTGCAGTGGTGGGAACTTTGACCATGCAAACCAAGCAGAGAAGACCGGCGAGAG ACAAAACTGACGATGAGCTGGAGATGACGACAGTGTGTCACAGGCCGGAGGCTCTCGAACAACTGGAATCCCAAACTAACTTCTGCAAGCAGGAGCTTCAGATTCTCTATCGTGGTTTCAAGAAT GAATGTCCGAGCGGAGTCGTAAATGAGGAGACATTTAAACATATATACGCACAGTTTTTCCCCCATGGAG ATGCAAGTATGTACGCACATTACCTTTTTAACGCTTTTGACACAACTAACAACGGCTCCATTAAGTTTAAG GATTTTGTGATGGGCTTGTCTATCCTGCTGAGGGGAACCTTGAGGGAAAAACTTGAATGGACGTTTCACCTTTATGACATCAACAGGGATGGCTATATAAACAGGGAG GAAATGACAGAGATTGTGAAGGCCATTTATGACATGATGGGCAAGTACACGCACCCTGCGCTGAAGGGAGATGTGCCACAGCAGCACGTGGATGCTTTTTTCCAG aaaatggacaaaaacaaagatggaGTGGTAACTTTAGATGAGTTTGTAATAGCCTGCCAGGAG GATGAAATCATGATGAGATCCATGCAGCTCTTTGAGAACGTGATGTAG